Part of the Vulpes vulpes isolate BD-2025 chromosome 13, VulVul3, whole genome shotgun sequence genome, TACTTCTCACCTAAGTCAGTTCTTCCCTGTATTCCCAGATTTACTGAGTAGGATCACTGCTCATCTTGTTGCCCAAGTCAGAAATATTGCTATTAACTTTGGCTTCTCttatcttacttttaaaaaaatattttagttatttgagagagagagagcatgcacaagcagggggaagggcaaagggagcaggaagcctgacgggggtcttgatcccaggaccttgagatcatgacctgagtggaaggcagacccttaagcaactgagccacataggcatcTCGGCTCCTCTTCGTTTACTATCCACGTTAATATATCACCTACcaattctgtttttatctctCAAATCAGTTAACTCATTTCTCTTAATCTTCACTGTGAAGATCACCTTGGGTTCCCATTTCACATGAAGACTGCTGTAAGTCTCCTTACTGGCTGCCTCTGGTCTTCACCCCCAGGTTATCCTCACACTGATGGTGAGCCTCACTGCATTTCAGAGAACTGTGCAGTTCCTTGAACCATCAGAGTCCAATGCCTTGTCTCTAAGTTAGGAAAAGGTTCCCTAACATTGAACAAGTTGAGCTCCTATATACACAAGGCACTAAGTTAGACTTGAGCCACAAAAGATAAACATACACACGTCTCTCTTCATGGGACTTACATTCTGGTATAATAGAGACAAACTGTTACAGGGGAGAGGAGGAGTGATTCTAGGAGACTTGGTCTGACATAACCAGCTCTGCAGCTGCCGACTGCCTGGAACATAATTgctatatgtttctagaaatgcaaTTGCTAGGTGAAaaggtatgtacatttttaatcTTAATAGATAGTGACAAATTGTCCTTTGTAGGGTGGTTTTCCAGTTTACACTCCCACCGTCATACGGAAGTGCCAGTTTCCCTCTTACCCTAATACAGGGTCATCAAACTTCATGGTTTCagttcattttatagattaaaaccATGCCTCACTGTTGTTTCAGAAATGTGTGGAGGATCTTTTCCTATGTTGAATTTCTGTTTATGTCGCCTCTTCTATAAATCACATATATCCTCtgccattttaaaatgaagtatttttcttttgtaagcattcttctatattttaacaaaattagtTATTTCTCTGTGACATGTTTTAATACTTGCCACTTTGATTTTGTCAATAGTTAGGGGGATTCccctgcattttaaatttttatatagttaaatttatcagttttttctctCGTGTCGTCTGAGTCCCTTAAAGGAATAGGAGTCACTTATAAAACATTAGCTCTGATGGTATACAGTATAGAAGTATCATaggcattttggttttttttttttggtgagaattaAGCAAGATAATGTTCTGGTATActgtaaacatttaataaaactgCCTTTTACTATGTTTATAAACAGCTTTTAAGAATCAGTAATGTTATTTCATAGTCAAACCTTCTTTATTTTACTACCTTATTTTGGTTCCCAGAAACTTAGGAAATTTCTTAGCTGTTAACAAAATGCATAATGGAAATCAcaggaaaaatttttttgtaattttttattggatttcgatttgccaacatatagaataacacccagtgctcatcccatccactgcccccctcagtgcccgtcacccagtcaccccattctcccccacctccctttccactcccccttgttcatttcccagagttaggagtctctcacattccatcaccctctctgatacttcccactcattttctctcctttccctttgaattcctttcactatttcttatattccccgtatgagtgaaaccgtatgatgattgtccttctctgactgactcacttcactcagcatcataccctcaagttccatccacatcaaagaaaatggtgggtatttgtcgtttctgatggccgaggaatattccattgtatacataaaccacatcttctttatccattcatctttcgatggactcggaggctccttccacagtttgactattgtggacattgctgctagaaacatcagcgTGCAGGTGTCCCCGTGTTTCAtagcatctatatctttggggtaaatcccagcagtgcaatggctgagttgcagggtagctctatttttaactctttgaggaacctccacacagttttccagagtggctgcaccagttcacattcccaccaacagtgcaagagggttcccctttctccacatcctctccaacatttgtggtttcctgccttgttaattttccccattctcactggtgtgaggtgggatctcacagtaaaaattacttttgaaaatacaTGCTCAGTAAATTAGCTAAACTAAAAAAATTCCTCTTTCAATTTCCACCATGCTTGAGGGTCTTTGAAATCTCTTAATTTAATTTATGGATTTTCTgttcttagcaaaaaaaaattcttaaatagaagctatttaattttttttttaccaagtaataaaataagtcagattaACTAAAAAGAGAATCTATTAGATTAGAAAATTATTTGGTTTCCAAGTATAAATGGGAAACCATTCTAGAATTGGATGGGTGCTTGTTTTGCTTTAACCATATTTGAGCCATTATCATGGAATGTTTTTTATCTCTTGTTTGTTACTGTGGAAAGTAGCATGACATTAGTAAATGTTAATTATAGgtactgtgtatttttttttgtttgtttctctagaGTGGCTTATCTACAATCAAAAAATTTCAGTAAGGCACAGATTGCACAGATGGTCAGAAATGCGCCGTTTTTGCTGAGTTTTTCAGTGGAAAGATTGGATAACAGATTGGGATTTTTTCAGAAAGAACTTGAACTCAGCGTgaagaaggtaaagaaaagagaatttgtCTATTTCCATGTGAGCTACATTTAGTAACTTAAATCTCACGTTTCTCACAGTGGCTGGCCCATATAAATGCCAGGTATTTTTGTACAAGAATGAATTACTCTACTGGTTAAATATATAGctgtatcattttataatattccatCAAGTTGGtgccttaaattttatttccagtatttgttttttttctcaaacagtATTAAGTTAATGTATTTTCCGGGTTCCTAGCATTTTTTCTGATTggctcatattttaaattttcattttgtgttcctTAGCAATGCCTTGTTTTCCCAAACTAGTTGGATGTGCATGTATAGTAATAATGGATTGTTTTATAACTGTAGACTAGAGATCTGGTGGTTCGTCTCCCAAGGCTACTAACTGGAAGCCTAGAGCCCgtgaaagaaaacatgaaggtAGGTCGACTTTAAGCTTTTCAGAAATCAGCTTCTTTCTCTACGTGCTTAAGAGGAGGATGGAATTCACTCTGTCATCTTAAAACCAGATTGTGAAAGaactcatttcttaaaaaaaaaaaaaaaaaagtcatttctaaaAAGATGGACAAAGAAATGATACAATAAATACCTAGCAGGCAGTTTTAGTTAATAATACGTTCACGTTTCCCAGGTGTCACAGGCGTGAATCACCTTGCAGACGCTGATACCAGTAATCCCAGAGCAGTGCCTTAGGGGGCGGGGTGATACCAGGAAACTGCACCTATTGCCCAGTCTGAGACCCCAGGTTTATGTCACCTCGGTGGGAGAGGAGTCTTAGAGGCTGGATCCAAAAGACATCGGTGAAGAGACCAGTGGCAGCATGTTGCTCTCCTCAGACTGTGCCCACTGGCAGCTCTGACTCTGTCACAGGACATACCAGATGCTCCAAGACAACAAGGCCACAGAGTAGTTAGTATACAAAGCTGTAggagtatttaaaatttaaaaacctacagTGTTCCATGTCCACTTGTTGAAATATTATTGAGCAGCTGCCCATGTGCTGTGCTGGGGTGacagtccctgctctcatgggGCTTAGGACCCAATAGGGCAGCGCATGCAGAGTAGTAAGAGCAGCGGGTTGCTCGGGGAGCAGAGGACCTAACACACATTCGGATAGTTAGTTTTATCATCTGTGGCATTTTGGCATGTAGTTTCTCCAGATAACATGTAAATGAGTGTGATTGGGAGTGGAGACtcaaaaaacactttgaaaatctTAACAGCTGGTCTGTGGTGTAGGGCCTGTTACAGCCAGCCTGACCAGGCTTTCCACATCCACCATCCTTGTGTCTCATCGTGACGACAGCTCCTGTTGGTGATCTTGGTGATAATCCCCAGGCTGTCAGCAGTTCCTCTCAGGAGAGGGGCTTGAAATTCAGGTTACCTCAGGAGCAGGAAGCCACGGACCCTGGCACAGCTGTCCCCAGATTCTGGTGTCCTCgtttcaaattttaaaggaatCAGTGTGTCCTCTGGCATATTACCAAGATGACTGTTTCCATTCCTGATGCAAGCAACTCTACTTTCTTTTAGGTTTATCGTCTTGAACTAGGTTTTAAACATAATGAAATTCAACATATGATCACCAGAGTCCCCAAGATGTTAACtgcaaataaaaggaaacttactGAGACTTTCGACTACGTGCACAATGTGATGAGCATTCCCCACCACCTCATTGTCAGGTTCCCCCAGGTAAGGAGCACACAGCCCTCTCAGAGCTGTCATCGCCCTTCGCCCAGAACTGTTCTCCGGGTGTTCTGCAAAAAGTATTTGCTGTTTGGGAAGGAATTAGACCAATACAGACTGGTTCTGAGATTGACACTGGTAGTAAGGTCGTATTTCTATTGCCCATCTTGTAAATCAACAACATACCTAGCACATGGAGTTGAGGGATCACTTGTGAAAAGTATACAACTTCTAGGCACACATGTCCATCtctggaggagacagagggacGAATCTGTTTCCCTAGAGTTGTTACCTACTGCTCATCCTGCCTTTTGGAATCTAACGCATTCCCAAgtgtgtttttttcccatttaaattgGGAATAAGATCACTTCCCCGAAGGGTCCTTTCAGTTCTACGTGTACTTTTTATTCACAGTCTATCTTAATCCGTCagttaggagcacctgggtggctcagttggttcaagTGTCCAActtttagtttcagctcaggccatcaTCTCATGGATTCTGGAAtcgagacccacgttgggctctgtggtcagtggagagcctacttgggattctctccttctccctgccccccgtCGAGGGTGTGTGTGCCCGCGCATATGTGcgtgatctctctttctctccctctcccccccctcaaataaataaacctttgtaaataaataaatagatccaTTAGTTAATAAGCCATATTGTAATCATCTCCTACCAAAGTATAAAACAGTTGTAGTTTACCGTTGTGCCAaagccatttttatattttccaagctAATCAGATGTCCCTATTCTTTAGCAAGTGACATTATCTGCTTGTTCACAAGAATGTTAACTCTCCAAGGGCAGAGATCCTATCTGATTTATACACTGCCGGATTTCCAGCGTCTGGAACTACACCAGGACTTTTAGTAGGCActggataaatatttgctgaaccaATGAATGACTGAATTAAATCAAAGtcatccttctttcctttttgccATGTGACCAGACCCTCCGTATTCACTGGATAAATGAAGGTTGAAATTCATTACAGTGACCTCCCTACTGTGTTTGCTACATGTGTTCTTGATGTAAAAATAGGCGGAGGAAATAGGACTTTCATATAACTCAAAACTAGATTGCATTTGGTATAATTCCTTCACAAACAGCAATGTTTATTTACCTATCATACTTCGCTACAAATGAGCCCTTAATagagaatttttgtttcattaactgtatatgtattcattattaaaaatgcagTGCTACAAACTTGGCTTATTGGAACAATCATAAAGTAAGTGGTCTTCAAGTAAAACGCAAAAACAATTAGTTTTCCCCTGGGCTGTTaggtaattaataataattaataaccgGATTTGGGGATTCAAAAATCAATCAGACATGATCTGTATTCTTGTAGAATCTGTAATCTAGTGTGGAAGACAAGTTCCTAACGTGTAATTGACTTACATAGTGTTAGAGTCTTAACCAGGTACCTTATATAGAACTGTTAATTTAGAAGAGATAGGAAAATCATAGAAATAATGAGAGCTACTGagtgctcactgtgtgccagCTGTCTTCACTGCTTTacttgtattcattcatttaatcctcacagccaccATCTGAGATAGGTGCTGTTGTTAGCCCTATTTCACAGGTGACAATGTAAGCATGAAAGGACTGTCCAAAGGTTACCCGGGTAACGGGGCCGAGCCAAGATTAGAACTCTGGCAGTTAGGTATAAAAACATGCTTTTAACTAGGGTGCGCTACCATCTAAGACCTGGCGTTTGAGTTGTCAGTAGAACAAGTGGGGGCGAGGGGACCCttagggggctcagcagtttagggcggCCTTCAgcctgggacgtgatcctggaaacccgggatcgagtcccacattgggctccctgcatggagcctgcttctccctctgcctgtgtctctgcctctccctgtctgtgtctctcgtgaataagtaaataaaatcttaaaaaaacaaaaaaaacaagaggggTGTCGCAGAGGTGGACAGAAACTATGAACTTGACCGGATGCATCAAAATAACTTGTTTAAACACAGACTTTTGGGCACCTCATACCCTTGCTTCTGGGAAGTCCAGTTACAGAACTGGGACTTCCTTATTGAGATTCTCAGACTTGTAGGGGTCTGGGATCtggctaacatttaaaaaaaaaaaaaaaaaaggaagatacacATTAACTGACTGGACTGTGAGGGAACCGGTGGACTTGAAATCTTTGGCTGGTGCTTTAGAAACTTCGTGGTATGAAGCCAATTTTCTCTTGTAAAAAACAAGTTCTCGTTGGCCTGTTTCTGACTCCTTTCTAAAGTTGCTGCCGCTCATGCTACTCCTTGAGTTTTAACCCCAAGACCGGCAGGACTGCTTTCCCCAGTTGCTCCCCAGAGGCTGGGTTCCTTCATTCCAACACTAAGCAGAGAGCGGGAGCAGCAGGAATTTCACAAAAGTAAGGAAGCTCCACAGATTGTGAAGCTTTTTGGTGCCAATAGACCTTGATCTCCAACtttggttctcaaacttggcagtcatcagaatcacctggggaaccGGTGGGCCCCACAAAGAGTTGCTGTTAAGTATTttgggggcagggctggaggatTTGCGGTTTTAACATCTCCTCCATCTGGATTACCCAATGTTCTTTGCCTACAGTATAGCCCTTAATTACTCTATAATTGTCCTGTTTGTTTTGAGTCCCTTTTGAATCATCATTTTTTAGCAGAAGCTATATATATGGTTTAAGCCCTGTGACATTTATCGTAGTTACCGAGCATGTGTCAATACTTTATCATTGTTAGCCTAATCAAAATTTTCAGCCAAATAAACAGTTTAATAGGTCATCTTTCAGTGCACAATGtcgtttttaaaaacttttttttttcttttttaggtgtTTAATACAAGGTTGtttaaagtcaaagaaagacatttGTTTCTTACCTATTTAGGAAGAGCACAGTATGATCCAACAAAACCTAACTACATCTCTCTGGACAAGTTTGTGTCTGTACCTGATGAAATATTCTGTGAGGAGATTGCCAAAGCCTCAGTACAGGACTTTGAGAAATTCTTAAAAACTCTTTAGTTTTTGATGAATGTTAAGATGTAATAATgtaaaatgaatgtatatatgagtgaataatacatatttttaaataaatgcctcAGGCTTCCATTAATGCTGGAAACAATTTCTTGACTCTGTGAATGTGGGGACGCCTGTGGCAGATCCTTCTCACAAGTTCGAGTGACTTAATTTTTCTTCGactctcatttccttccttctccaggagGACAGAACTTAAAGCACAGCAAGCTGAGGGAAGGAGACACTTCCCCATAGGCTGGCTGTCCCGGTGAGGACGAGGACAGAAGCTTCCCTTTGACACTGGCAGGCCTTCCAACGTGGTTTCATCACAAGACCTCTATATTTTCTGTGATGTGTTACAAGCTTCTGGAACATGCTAGATCACATCCACCTAATAGCTACTATTCACGTAGATAAAAATGTGTAGATAAAACACATTCCAGTTTGGACGATATGCACTGTCACCTTCCTGAGCATAGATACTCACATTTGCCCACAATCGGCTACTGAGaaccaggaaaggagaaagggtgggggcagggggagtaaTGTGATGGTAAGTAAAGGGCAAGGAGACCTGGTAAAAGGCCACAGCAAACCTCTGACTTCCTGCCAGTAGGCAAAGATCTGCAGCatgaaaggatagtcttttcccCATCTATCATTTAGACATGTGATCCTGGGCCAGTAATTTAACGCCTGGGTCAGGTTGTTACTTGTGAAGCCAGGCCTGTGGCTTCAGCCGTCTGCCTGGGGATCACAAGCTTGGGCGGACAGTTAACACTGGTGGCTTCCAGTGAACCCCCCTGGTATGTGTTCTCCTTGTCTCCTTCCACACGGACTCTGGGCCAATGAGACATCATCAGGCAGAGGCTGGAGAAGGACTTGCACGCTGGGACTTGTCCTCTTGAAACATTTGTCCTGGGAACCCGGAGCCAGCATGTAAGGAGGTTGCGTGACTGTTGGAGAAACGAGGTGGAGAGGAGGCGCCCGGCCAAACCTTAGCTACTCCGCCCATACCGAGGCAGCACCAGACGTGTGGGGGAAGATGCCACCCTAGACGTTTCAGCCTCAGCCGGTACAATGTGCAGTAGCACAATCCAGCTGAATTCAGAATTGGGCTAAGAAAGGGTTTTGAGGACAGCCCaagcggctcagcggtttagcaacaccttcagcccggggtgtgatcctgcagacccaggatccagtcccgcgtcgggctccctgcgtggagcctgtttctccctctgcctcggtctctgcctctgtgtgtgtgtgtgtctctctcatgaataaataaataaaatcttaaaaaaaaaggggggggtttGAAACACTAATTTTGGGGGTACTCTTGTGCACCAGGGTCCTGTGGTGTGTTGTATGTCCAGAAGCCTCATGAGAAACTAAATTTGTCATGGATCAGGGCCAAGTATATTGGCCTTCCTGTTAGGTTTTATTCATGTGCCCAACAGACATCGGAGTTCCTAAAGGGCAGTGTTAGAGTGTGGCATAGATACGTGCCTTTGTGGAGTTCTCTAATGGGTGGGATCAATACACAGGAAATAAGGTTCAGCTAAAAGACAAAGCCTGGAACCATCTCAACTGGTCTTTCTATGGCTCAGAACCTCATTTTGCCTTTACCAACAAACCACTTGTATCAGAATAGGCTATAATGAGCAATCCTAAAGCCTGACGtggttttttggtctttttttttttttatggttttatttactcattagagcaCAAAGgtaaaggaggagcagagggacagggagaagcagactccccgaaaGGCAGGCAGCCcaatccagggcttgatcccaggactcagtcccaggaccctgggatcatgacctgagctgaaggcaaaagcttcactgactgagccacctaggcaccccgtatcttaaatgtttttaaaccaCAGAAGTTTTTATCTCATACATGTCCAATTTGGGACCAAAAAAAGCTCTGCTTCATATCACCTTTAGTGACAGAGGTTAATGGAGCTTCCACTGCGTTGTAAGTGTAGCCAATCTATGAAAGGGAAAAGGAATGTGAATTGATCTTAAAAACTACCCATACTATTCTCGGCCAAAGGGCCATGCCTAGTTTTAAGCGAGCAGAGAAATGCAATCCTACCCACAGGCCTAGATGGAAATCAAACATAATTTTTGCATCAGTACTAAagatgggggcatctgggtggctcagtcagttaagtggctgcctttggctcaggtcatgatcctggtgtcctgggatccaatcctgcatcgggctccctgcttctccctctgcctctctttctctctcacaaataagtaaatagaatctttcaaaaattactaATAACTgccaacaaaagtccaggacctcTAGGCTcaatacctaaaggagctggattCCGTGACAGTCTTGGGTATCTGGTCTCCTGACAAGGTCCTCCTCTTAACCACCTTCTCTGTGTAACCAGCAAGCTGAATCTTAAGGACAACAAGGGAAAGAGAGTTTACGGAGTACTTCCTGCAAAGCAACGTGCCAGTGTTCAAATGCATTGCATTTCTTCACATCTTTCAGACTTCACTTTAGCCTGTGTAGTCTAGGAGCAGACATTCATCCGTTTTTGGTGCTGCATACAGAACTGAGTAAGGTGAGCATCTGGTggcacaaagaagaaaaaaggggatgGCAACCAAAGCTCAGAACTGGCATGTGACTAAGACCATTAAATCTAACCTTTGGATTTACAGTGAGATGGGAGTTCCATATGGTCCCAGTTCTCAGCTTGAGCCTGGAGGAAACAAAAGTAGGTATTTGTGGGTACTTGTTATGACCTGAACGGTGTCCCCCCCAGGATgcatgttgaaaccctaacccccaatgATAGGACTTTTGGAGGACAGGGCCTTCCTACTGCAAATCGGGCCCTTGGAAGACAAagctcttgctctgtctctgccACGTGAGGACACCTGGAGAAGGCAGTCCTCCGAAACCCACAGGAAGAGCTCTGCCCTGAAAGTGGCCGTGGCCGTGCTTGCACCGCCATCCGGGCTGCCAGCTtccggaactgtgagaaatacatttattttgtaagcTATCCAGTCTACGGTGTTTTGTCACGGCCACTGAGCTGACGGGAACAGTGTACAAGTTCACCAGTAACTGGGTCGGTCGCACTGATTGTTTCCGCCCCTAGATTTTGATGCCTTAGATTTTGATGCCTAGATTTGATGCCTAGATTTTGATGCCTAGATTTTGATGGCTGAGACCTCGGGAGTCTGTCTACatctggggacccctggggggctcagtggttgggctctGCCTGtgacccagggcatgaccccggggtcctgggattgagtcccacgtggggcgtggagcctgcttctccctctgccagtgtctctgcctctctctctctctctgtgttccatggataaataaataaaatatattttaaaaatttaaaaaaggattttaccTCTCCTTAAAATTgcacacataaaaaatataaaaaatttaaaaaaaaggttaccTGCACTGAGGGGCGGGTACTTGGCGggatgcgcactgggtgttatgctgtatgttggcaaactgaactccaataaaaaaacaaaaaaaagacaaaaaaatttttttaatgtttttaaaaatttaaaaataatataaaaataaaaataaatacaatcgcACGCAAATTCTGTTACCAGTCTTAGATCTAGTGTTTTGGCGGCCTCCGTGaaggcgcgggggccggggcggcggaGGTCAGCGGGGGTCAGCGCTCCCGGGCCCAGGGTCACAGAGTCACGGGGTCACGGGGTCACGGGATCCCCTGTGCGCCCGGACGCCCGGAGCCTGGGCCCTCCCTGGCGGCCCTTCCGCGCCTCCGTTTCCTCCGCACCACGGGGACCGCGGAGGCACTGACCTTACGGACGGAGAACCAGGTGCGAGCGTCCAGGTGAGAAGGCGCAGGTGCCCTGAACCCCGTGCGCCAGCCCTGCCGAAGCGCCTCCGCCCCAGGCTGACGCTCTTCCCGGAAGCTCAGCCGACGCGCTTCCCGGAACTGGGTGCCCGgcacgccccgccccctccgcccccccaccccggcgtCGCGCACGTCACCCGCAGGTGCCCAGGTCGGCTGCAGACACTGCGCCTGCGCGGGCGTCCTTCGTCGCCCGGCAACGCGTCGCAGGGAGCCTGCGCACCGGGCCCCGCGCGTCCTCCAGGACTTACCCAGCAGGCCCCGCGGCAGGCTCGGTCAAGATGGCGGGCAGGTCGGGTGAGTCCCCGGCTGCCTCCCGGGCGGGCGCGGCCGCGCTCAGCCTCGTAGCGGGTCGCTCTGCGTCCTCCCCGAGCGGCCGGGCGTGCGGCAGCCTCCGggtcgcccccgcccccgccgctccGCCCCGGGTCCGGCtcgcgggagggggaggggctccgGTGCCGGCCGCCGTTATTCCCGGACGCTCAAGGGCAGAGGCCGTTAGTCCCGGACGCGGAACCGAAAGGAACGGAGCGCCCCGGAGCAGGCCCCGACGCGGCCGGCAGCTCCCCGGCCTCGTGCCCGCGGGGATGCGCTGTCCGTGCCCCCGGCGGGGGGTCCGCGCGCTTCTCCCGCCGCCGCGCCTCGGGCGAAcccccgggggccgggccgggcgggcggagCCGCAGGTCGCCGTGGCCGCTCTGGGCGAGGGCGCGGCCGcgctgctgggggctggggtgctgCGGGCGCGCAGGCtcgggccccggggccccgcggtCCCCAGACGGCTGCTGCGCGCCGCACCCGCACCCCGACCGCGGCCCCCGGCATCCCCCGATCACACCCCGCACACCCCGATCGCGGCTCCCGCACCCCCGATAGTGGCCCCCGGCACCCCCGATAGTGGCACCCGCACCCCCGATAGTGGCACCCGCACCCCCGAtggcggcccccgcaccccccgatCGCGGCGCCCGCACCCCCGATCGCGGCTCCCGCACCCCCGATAGTGGCCCGGCACCCTGGATAGCGGCCCCCGGCACCCCCGATCGCGGCCCCTGCACCCCCGATAGTGGCACCCGCACCCCTGATAGCGGCCCCCGCACACCCCGCACCCCCGACAGTGGCACCCGCACCCCCTATGGCGGCCCCCGCACACCCCGCACCCCCGATCGCGGCGCCCGCACCCCCGATCACACCCCGCACCCCGGATCGCGGCTCCCGCACCCCGCGATAGCGGCATCCGCTCCACCCATCGCGGCACCCGTACCCCCCGATCACAGCCCGCACACCCCGATCACAGCACCTGCACACCCCGATCGCACCCGGCACACCCTAATcacggcccccgcgcccccgcacACCCCGATAGCGGCCCCCACACCCCTGATTGCACCCCCGCACACCCCCATCGCGACACCCGCACCCCTGATCGCATCCCCCGTACACCCGGATCACACCCCGATCGCGGCCGCGCACCCTGATCGCAGCCCCCGTGCCCAGCAGACTTAGACTTTTAAATGATAGCGGCTCCATTCTCTTCGctgccccctgcgcccccgcccccggcagcgGTGAAGCTCCTAGTTAGTTGCCCATCGCATGAAAATCCCGCTCGTCGT contains:
- the MTERF3 gene encoding transcription termination factor 3, mitochondrial isoform X3, yielding MSSVTLLWASHHPGLSSLLALITVLRLFTDLLLRELPGCAGNGLCLQRHLNILRNNWAARTKEFHLLVNNASVKRERTLTFFSYPFPLSKGVDLSKIEKHPEAANLLLRLDFEKDIKQILMFLKDLGIEDNQLGTYLTKNYAIFSEDLENLKTRVAYLQSKNFSKAQIAQMVRNAPFLLSFSVERLDNRLGFFQKELELSVKKTRDLVVRLPRLLTGSLEPVKENMKVYRLELGFKHNEIQHMITRVPKMLTANKRKLTETFDYVHNVMSIPHHLIVRFPQVFNTRLFKVKERHLFLTYLGRAQYDPTKPNYISLDKFVSVPDEIFCEEIAKASVQDFEKFLKTL